One segment of Sinorhizobium mexicanum DNA contains the following:
- the pepT gene encoding peptidase T, producing the protein MDVQKELISRFFRYAAVESQSNGRSQSLPSSSGQAALAALLVDEMRALGLADVIIDEHAIVTGVKRGNRPEVPAIGFIAHLDTVDVGLSPFVRPQILRFEGEDLCLNHQADIWLRVAEHPEILEWMGEDIIVGDGTSVLGADNKAAIAVTMTLLTQLDQQVGHGDVFIAFVPDEEIGLRGAKAMDLSRFPCDFAYTIDCCELGEVVLETFNAASCEIVFNGVSAHPMAAKGTLVNPLLMAMDFISHFDRKETPECTEDREGFFWFKDLIANDSEARLTALMRDFDTDGFNLRKRRIAEVAERMRFRYPTGNVRYQVTDTYRNISTSLARDDRAVALLFKAMEELGIEKKVIPMRGGTDGAVLSARGIPTPNFFTGAYNFHSRYEFLPVPAFERSLEVALKICQLAATN; encoded by the coding sequence ATGGACGTGCAGAAAGAACTCATCAGCCGGTTTTTTCGCTATGCTGCGGTGGAAAGCCAAAGCAACGGCCGCTCCCAATCCTTGCCGTCCTCGTCCGGGCAAGCTGCTCTTGCCGCCTTGCTCGTCGACGAGATGCGCGCGCTCGGCCTGGCGGACGTCATCATCGACGAGCATGCCATCGTGACGGGAGTCAAACGTGGCAACAGGCCGGAGGTACCAGCGATCGGCTTCATCGCGCATCTCGACACGGTCGATGTCGGCCTCTCGCCCTTCGTCCGCCCACAAATCCTCCGCTTCGAAGGCGAGGACCTTTGCCTCAACCACCAAGCGGACATCTGGCTGCGGGTCGCCGAACATCCTGAAATTCTTGAATGGATGGGGGAAGACATCATCGTCGGCGACGGCACAAGCGTGCTCGGTGCGGATAACAAGGCCGCCATCGCGGTCACAATGACGCTGCTTACCCAGCTCGATCAGCAGGTCGGCCACGGAGATGTCTTCATCGCCTTCGTGCCGGACGAGGAAATCGGATTGCGAGGAGCCAAGGCGATGGATCTCTCCCGCTTCCCTTGTGATTTTGCTTACACGATCGACTGCTGCGAACTTGGCGAGGTGGTCCTGGAGACATTCAACGCCGCATCCTGCGAGATCGTCTTTAACGGCGTCAGTGCGCATCCAATGGCCGCGAAGGGAACGCTCGTCAATCCGTTGCTGATGGCAATGGACTTCATCTCTCACTTCGACCGCAAGGAGACGCCCGAATGCACGGAGGATCGCGAAGGATTTTTCTGGTTCAAGGATCTCATCGCCAACGACAGCGAAGCGAGATTGACCGCGCTGATGCGGGATTTCGACACCGACGGCTTCAATCTGCGCAAGCGCCGGATCGCCGAGGTCGCGGAACGAATGCGATTCCGTTATCCCACCGGGAACGTCCGGTACCAGGTCACCGACACCTATCGAAACATCTCCACGAGCCTCGCTCGTGATGATCGTGCCGTCGCTCTTCTATTCAAGGCCATGGAGGAACTCGGGATCGAGAAGAAAGTGATCCCGATGCGCGGCGGCACCGATGGCGCGGTCCTCTCGGCCAGAGGAATACCGACACCGAACTTCTTCACCGGCGCCTACAAC
- a CDS encoding CapA family protein: MNDRFTLAVTGQSLIKHDIRDIPAPAFREVQSLLREADLSFTNFEGTILGTHGGWPLKGSFFGCSDAAVLDTLQAIGFRALSLSNNHAFDLGPSGVLSTLEEVEKRDFLHAGLGRDHTEASRARTATIRGRRVAIVAMDGGPGPDFMYAADADDNRPGRPGVNRLRLSQVIEVDETAFDQIQAIRDKVGYTAIDLTNDSQPDDPPRLAPESEIGISRAVFRRSERFGRSVKIDEADLARNLASIAAAAEDGSLVVAYLHHHHWASDWYQVPGWVSGVAKRCIDAGAHMFVSHGAPVLQPIEIYRRRPIFYSLGNFIFHVRSEKSTWTAPEVWESVVSVCSFGTDHRLIEITLHPVIIGGDASLTDGVLERRLAPHLAVGESAERILRRFSEQSARFGVNIELSGDVGVIRF, from the coding sequence ATGAATGACAGGTTCACATTGGCCGTGACGGGCCAATCGCTCATCAAGCATGATATCCGCGACATCCCTGCCCCGGCCTTCCGTGAGGTTCAATCTCTCCTTCGTGAGGCGGATCTCTCGTTCACCAACTTCGAGGGGACCATCCTTGGGACCCACGGCGGGTGGCCACTCAAGGGGTCCTTCTTTGGCTGCAGCGATGCAGCCGTTCTCGACACCCTTCAGGCCATCGGATTTCGGGCGCTATCGCTATCGAATAACCATGCGTTCGATCTAGGCCCCTCTGGCGTGCTCTCGACGCTCGAGGAGGTGGAGAAGCGCGACTTCCTCCATGCTGGCCTCGGCCGTGACCACACCGAGGCATCACGGGCAAGGACCGCAACGATCCGCGGCCGGCGGGTCGCGATCGTCGCGATGGACGGGGGCCCCGGTCCGGATTTCATGTATGCCGCCGATGCCGACGACAATCGCCCGGGACGCCCGGGTGTCAACCGGCTTCGCCTGTCCCAGGTCATCGAGGTCGACGAAACCGCATTCGATCAAATCCAAGCCATTCGCGACAAAGTCGGTTACACGGCGATCGATCTCACCAATGACAGCCAGCCAGACGATCCGCCGCGCCTCGCCCCGGAATCCGAGATCGGCATCTCTCGTGCGGTATTCAGGCGATCGGAACGGTTCGGGCGGAGCGTCAAGATCGATGAGGCCGATCTCGCCAGGAACCTCGCCTCGATCGCGGCTGCGGCTGAGGACGGATCTCTGGTGGTCGCCTATCTCCACCATCACCATTGGGCGTCCGACTGGTACCAGGTCCCCGGCTGGGTGAGTGGCGTTGCCAAACGATGCATCGATGCCGGTGCTCATATGTTCGTGAGCCACGGTGCACCGGTCCTCCAGCCGATCGAGATCTATCGCCGCCGGCCGATCTTCTACAGCCTCGGGAATTTCATTTTCCATGTGCGTTCGGAGAAGTCGACCTGGACGGCACCGGAAGTCTGGGAGAGCGTCGTCAGTGTCTGCTCGTTCGGCACCGACCACCGCCTCATAGAGATCACGCTTCATCCCGTCATCATCGGCGGCGACGCGTCGCTTACGGACGGGGTGCTGGAACGTCGCCTGGCGCCACATCTCGCAGTGGGCGAGAGCGCCGAACGGATATTGCGCCGATTTTCGGAACAATCGGCGAGATTCGGCGTCAACATCGAGCTTTCCGGCGATGTCGGTGTCATCCGGTTTTAG
- a CDS encoding dipeptide ABC transporter ATP-binding protein gives MTVEQMNRPLLRVQNLGLRHVSGDGPTTILSDVSFELGRGEILGIIGESGAGKSTVGNAILGLLSPEFHQTSGTITFDGKALDAMTVGEREALRGRRISAIFQDHTASLDPLMSVGAQVQETCLAVDRSLSRREARARAIDLLARVGIPEPERRYRNYPHQFSGGQRQRIVIAIALAGSPDIIIADEPTSALDATVQKQVLELLRTLVDETGVSVILVTHDMGVISEITDRVLVMRKGLVVETNFTAAILDRPNHEYTKKLLAAVPRLRIPAATTSAGEESGRTVHAIGGDPTPMYLVADNVSKQFGPLGFAWGIGRRKPKFGLNDVGLRLPRGTITGIVGESGSGKTTFGRIIAGLDTALAGRIRIGASEFDASRSGRRTGLLGRVQMIFQDPSVSLNPRMTIAETLEESIRFGAKIGSSEEPADAAAMMDRLGLARSLLERYPHQLSGGQKQRVCIARALLARPEIIVADEPTSALDVSVQAEIVQLLKDTITDKGMTMVFISHDLAIVQEMCSTVYIFKDGRVEDCGPTEFIFSRSDNPYTRTLINARPHRFIC, from the coding sequence ATGACAGTGGAACAGATGAACAGACCCCTGCTGCGGGTGCAGAACCTTGGCCTTCGCCATGTTTCGGGAGACGGCCCGACGACAATCCTGTCGGACGTGAGTTTTGAACTCGGACGCGGCGAGATCCTCGGCATTATCGGCGAGTCTGGAGCTGGAAAGTCGACCGTCGGCAATGCCATCCTTGGCCTGCTTTCGCCTGAGTTCCACCAGACGTCCGGAACGATCACCTTCGACGGCAAGGCGTTGGACGCCATGACGGTCGGCGAGCGAGAAGCCCTTCGCGGGCGGCGGATATCGGCGATCTTCCAGGATCACACCGCCTCGCTCGATCCGTTGATGAGCGTCGGTGCGCAAGTTCAGGAAACCTGCCTTGCGGTCGACAGGTCCCTTTCGAGACGCGAAGCCCGCGCCCGCGCGATCGATCTGCTTGCGCGTGTCGGCATTCCCGAACCCGAGCGGCGGTACCGCAACTACCCGCACCAGTTCTCCGGAGGCCAAAGGCAGCGCATCGTCATCGCCATTGCGCTTGCAGGCTCGCCCGACATCATCATCGCCGACGAGCCGACCTCGGCGCTTGATGCGACGGTGCAGAAGCAGGTGCTTGAACTTCTCAGGACTCTTGTCGACGAAACCGGTGTCTCCGTCATCCTTGTCACGCACGACATGGGTGTGATCTCCGAGATCACCGACCGGGTTCTCGTCATGCGCAAGGGCCTAGTGGTCGAAACGAATTTCACAGCTGCCATCCTCGATCGGCCAAATCACGAATACACGAAGAAGCTACTCGCCGCCGTTCCCAGGCTGAGGATCCCAGCTGCGACCACCAGTGCCGGTGAGGAAAGCGGTCGGACTGTCCACGCGATCGGTGGCGACCCGACGCCGATGTACCTCGTCGCCGACAATGTTTCGAAACAGTTTGGGCCGCTAGGCTTCGCCTGGGGTATTGGCCGGCGCAAACCGAAGTTCGGCTTGAATGACGTCGGCCTTCGACTGCCTCGCGGCACGATCACCGGCATTGTCGGCGAGAGCGGAAGCGGCAAGACGACCTTCGGCCGCATCATCGCCGGCCTCGATACGGCGCTTGCGGGCAGGATCCGGATCGGTGCCAGCGAATTCGACGCTTCGAGAAGCGGTCGCCGCACCGGCCTCCTCGGCCGGGTGCAGATGATCTTCCAGGACCCGTCCGTGTCGTTGAACCCCCGGATGACCATCGCCGAGACGCTCGAAGAAAGCATCCGCTTCGGCGCAAAGATCGGCTCCAGTGAAGAGCCGGCGGACGCGGCAGCGATGATGGATCGGCTGGGACTTGCTCGCAGCCTGCTCGAGCGCTACCCGCACCAGCTCTCCGGCGGTCAGAAGCAGCGCGTCTGCATCGCCCGGGCCCTCCTCGCGCGTCCCGAGATTATCGTGGCGGACGAACCGACATCTGCGCTCGACGTGTCGGTGCAGGCCGAGATCGTCCAACTCCTGAAGGACACCATCACTGACAAGGGAATGACGATGGTCTTCATCTCCCACGACCTCGCCATCGTCCAGGAGATGTGTAGCACCGTCTACATCTTCAAGGATGGCAGGGTCGAGGATTGCGGGCCTACGGAGTTCATCTTCTCGCGATCCGACAATCCCTACACGCGCACACTCATCAACGCCCGACCTCACCGTTTCATATGCTGA
- a CDS encoding ABC transporter permease — MKAQILRALQKRPHGPALTASKVLLASYILLAIAAPVIAPQNPYDPLQIYGWEASSRPGTPGSGGYLYLLGTDGLGRDIVSTILYGLRISLVVSVTSAAIAALIGLTAGVSAAYFGKWVDVAIMRLVDLQLSLPTILIALIAIVTLGPGIDRIILALIIAQWATYARIARGVALSEANKPYTDAARLMRLPTSRIIFRHLLPNSIAPAVTLIPIEVGHAVALEATLSFLGLGVPIDKPSLGSAVASGFQYLLTGQYWISLFPGLALFGLIASINLVGEDVRRSLDPRNHSR, encoded by the coding sequence ATGAAAGCCCAGATTTTGAGGGCGCTTCAAAAGCGTCCGCATGGACCGGCCCTGACTGCGTCCAAGGTCCTGCTCGCGAGCTACATTCTGCTTGCCATTGCAGCCCCCGTCATCGCACCTCAAAACCCCTACGATCCGCTGCAGATCTATGGCTGGGAAGCATCCTCTCGGCCCGGCACGCCCGGCAGCGGCGGTTATCTCTACCTGCTCGGAACGGACGGGCTCGGCCGGGATATCGTCAGCACCATCCTCTATGGTCTGCGCATCAGCCTGGTGGTGTCGGTGACGAGTGCGGCGATCGCCGCATTGATCGGTCTGACGGCCGGTGTCAGCGCGGCGTATTTCGGGAAGTGGGTCGATGTCGCGATCATGCGCCTCGTCGACCTGCAGCTCAGCCTGCCGACGATCCTGATTGCGCTCATCGCGATCGTCACGCTCGGGCCGGGCATAGACCGGATCATCCTGGCGTTGATCATCGCCCAATGGGCGACCTATGCGCGGATCGCGCGCGGTGTGGCCTTGAGCGAGGCCAACAAGCCCTACACGGATGCCGCCCGATTGATGCGGCTGCCGACATCCCGGATCATCTTTCGGCACTTGCTTCCGAACAGCATCGCGCCCGCCGTTACCTTGATCCCGATCGAGGTCGGCCATGCCGTTGCACTCGAGGCCACTCTCTCCTTCCTGGGTTTGGGCGTTCCGATCGACAAGCCCTCGCTCGGCTCCGCGGTCGCGAGCGGGTTCCAGTACCTTCTGACCGGCCAATACTGGATCAGCCTGTTCCCGGGCCTCGCCCTCTTCGGCCTGATCGCAAGCATCAATCTCGTCGGCGAAGACGTTCGACGCAGCCTCGATCCAAGGAACCATTCGCGATGA
- a CDS encoding ABC transporter permease, with translation MGLISVALGRLSQALPLLIAMSLIGFIGIHSVGNPVFNVVNIETATPEDIRQATIALGLDQPIWRQYLLFVGNVIRGNFGTSYIYHLPAFELVIARLPATLELASVAMLIAAPLGTGLGLVAGRRNGTLFDRTVLKASVSALSIPSFWLAMMLILVGAILTGWFPSGGRGSTASFLGQEWSVFTGNGLWHLVLPALALAIPNIALIARLSRSGTIEVESLDYTRFCRAKGLSPERILFRHTLPNISVPIVTIIGLQFGGMLAFAVVVESIFSWPGVGKLLIDSIQLLDRPVVMATLTFISVAFVALNALVDLLYAVLDPRVRLSS, from the coding sequence ATGGGACTGATTTCAGTTGCACTCGGAAGGCTGTCGCAAGCCTTGCCTCTACTCATCGCCATGTCGTTGATCGGCTTTATCGGCATCCACAGCGTCGGCAATCCGGTCTTCAACGTCGTCAACATCGAAACCGCCACGCCAGAAGATATCCGGCAGGCGACAATCGCGCTCGGACTGGATCAGCCGATCTGGCGGCAGTATCTCCTCTTCGTCGGCAACGTCATCAGGGGAAACTTCGGTACCTCCTACATCTATCATCTGCCGGCCTTCGAGCTGGTTATAGCCAGGCTGCCGGCGACGCTGGAACTGGCCTCTGTCGCCATGCTGATAGCGGCGCCACTTGGAACGGGACTTGGCCTCGTTGCCGGCCGACGGAACGGAACCCTGTTCGATCGGACCGTGCTCAAGGCGAGCGTGTCGGCGCTGAGCATTCCCTCCTTCTGGCTGGCGATGATGCTGATCCTCGTCGGCGCCATCCTGACTGGCTGGTTCCCGTCCGGTGGCAGAGGCTCGACCGCAAGTTTCCTGGGGCAGGAATGGAGTGTCTTCACCGGCAACGGGCTGTGGCACCTCGTGCTTCCCGCACTGGCGCTGGCGATACCGAACATCGCGCTCATCGCCCGTCTTTCGCGATCGGGCACGATCGAAGTCGAGAGCCTGGACTATACGCGGTTTTGCCGCGCCAAGGGGCTTTCCCCGGAAAGGATCCTGTTCCGGCACACCCTTCCGAACATCAGCGTGCCGATCGTGACGATCATCGGCCTGCAGTTCGGCGGCATGCTCGCCTTTGCCGTAGTCGTGGAATCGATCTTCTCATGGCCAGGCGTCGGCAAGCTCTTGATCGACTCCATCCAGCTTCTCGACCGGCCGGTGGTAATGGCGACACTGACCTTCATCTCGGTCGCGTTCGTCGCGCTGAATGCCCTCGTCGACCTCTTGTATGCCGTGCTCGATCCGCGCGTGCGCCTGTCTTCATGA
- a CDS encoding ABC transporter substrate-binding protein: protein MKLGNPFRACLLSTFLISASFWGAADSAQAQERGELRIATSYKLMTLDPQYANLNENTSLLSHIYERLVYQDENLELKPGLATSWRPLSDAQWEFKLRDNVRFHDGSAFTADDVVYTIERIRDFLKPPSGGFRSYVSGIKSVSASDPLTVVIETNGAVPNLPLFFSSIFVMNRPSEGFETTEDLNAGRSPVGTGPYRFESWSSGENLELARNDAYWGGKPAWSKVAFRVIESPAARVAALSTGEVDVADAIPARDVASLKERGARIASVGAARVNFVQFDVSRETLPGVTDKSGQPIGNPFKDRLVRRALAMATDRGILVDKILAGYGTAAAQVFPNGLPGTSANLVPGTPNYDEAKSLLSKAGFPDGFNLVLAGPAGRYPGDAESLQAVAQSWARIGVNAQPSAAPFSVFNTKRAAGDYAVWYGGTSGEAADIILHTLLASPNPERGTGALNFGKYRNEGFDAMLAKAESIEVGPDRNQALAQATELVMADQPIIPLYHFHHIVGYGPRIGSYVMHPRGWTTAMQTLAAME from the coding sequence ATGAAACTGGGAAACCCATTTCGCGCATGCCTGCTGTCCACATTCTTGATTTCAGCCTCGTTCTGGGGTGCCGCAGATTCTGCGCAGGCACAGGAACGAGGCGAGTTGCGTATCGCCACGTCGTACAAGCTGATGACGCTCGATCCCCAATACGCCAACCTCAATGAAAACACTTCGTTGCTCTCCCATATCTACGAGCGCCTCGTTTATCAGGACGAAAATCTCGAGTTGAAGCCCGGCCTTGCCACCTCCTGGCGGCCACTGTCCGACGCGCAATGGGAGTTCAAGCTCCGCGACAACGTCCGCTTTCATGACGGTTCAGCGTTCACCGCGGACGACGTCGTCTACACGATCGAGCGCATCCGCGATTTCCTCAAACCACCAAGCGGCGGCTTTCGCTCCTATGTGAGTGGCATCAAGTCGGTCTCGGCGTCCGATCCCCTCACCGTCGTCATCGAGACCAACGGTGCCGTCCCCAATCTGCCACTATTCTTCTCCTCCATTTTTGTGATGAACCGGCCCTCTGAGGGATTCGAGACGACGGAGGACCTCAACGCCGGTCGCTCTCCCGTCGGTACCGGACCTTATCGGTTCGAGAGCTGGAGTTCCGGCGAGAACCTGGAACTCGCACGGAACGACGCCTACTGGGGCGGCAAGCCCGCCTGGTCGAAAGTTGCTTTCCGGGTCATCGAGAGCCCCGCCGCCCGGGTTGCGGCGCTTAGCACAGGAGAGGTCGATGTGGCGGATGCCATTCCGGCGCGCGACGTCGCCTCGTTGAAAGAGCGCGGCGCCAGAATCGCGAGCGTTGGTGCGGCACGCGTCAACTTCGTGCAATTCGACGTGTCGCGCGAGACACTTCCGGGCGTGACGGACAAGTCGGGCCAACCGATCGGCAATCCTTTCAAAGACCGTCTGGTTCGCCGTGCACTTGCGATGGCGACGGATCGGGGCATTCTCGTCGACAAGATCCTCGCGGGTTATGGCACGGCCGCGGCTCAGGTCTTTCCGAACGGCCTTCCGGGCACCTCGGCAAATCTGGTGCCCGGGACGCCCAACTATGACGAGGCAAAATCGCTTCTTTCGAAGGCCGGCTTCCCCGATGGATTCAACCTCGTTCTTGCCGGGCCTGCCGGACGCTACCCCGGTGACGCCGAGAGCCTCCAAGCCGTCGCGCAAAGCTGGGCCCGCATTGGCGTAAACGCCCAGCCATCAGCCGCCCCGTTCTCGGTCTTCAATACCAAACGGGCCGCCGGCGACTACGCCGTCTGGTACGGCGGCACATCCGGCGAGGCGGCCGACATCATCCTCCATACCCTGCTGGCATCGCCCAACCCCGAGCGCGGAACCGGTGCCCTGAACTTCGGGAAGTATCGCAACGAAGGCTTCGACGCGATGCTCGCAAAGGCGGAAAGCATTGAGGTGGGGCCGGACCGGAATCAGGCGCTGGCGCAAGCGACGGAACTCGTGATGGCAGACCAGCCGATCATACCGCTCTACCATTTTCATCACATCGTCGGTTACGGCCCGCGGATCGGCTCCTATGTGATGCATCCCCGCGGCTGGACGACCGCGATGCAGACGCTTGCGGCGATGGAGTAA
- a CDS encoding helix-turn-helix transcriptional regulator translates to MEQCRGARAMLGWSQAALAKAASVSRQTVADFERGAHVPISNNLASIVAAFKKAGIEFIPENGGGVGVRFKK, encoded by the coding sequence ATGGAGCAGTGCCGTGGGGCGCGAGCTATGTTGGGTTGGAGCCAAGCAGCGCTCGCCAAAGCGGCCAGCGTGTCTCGCCAGACTGTTGCGGATTTTGAACGGGGAGCCCACGTGCCCATTAGCAATAATCTTGCGAGCATCGTCGCTGCGTTCAAAAAGGCAGGAATCGAGTTCATCCCTGAAAATGGCGGCGGCGTAGGCGTTCGTTTCAAGAAGTAG
- a CDS encoding oxidoreductase, with the protein MKTWFITGASRGFGARIAELALAQGDNVVATARNPRTVTERLGDHPNLLPIVLDVTDGEQAKAAANAAVERFGRIDVLLNNAGFGLLGAVEEATAAEVERLYRTNVFGLLAVTRAVLPHMRAQRSGRILNISSIGGYRSGPGFGVYCSTKFAVEGLSESLHAELAPLGIHVTVIEPGYFRTDFLDSSSLSVSANVIADYAETAGTVRTRATSLNHAQPGDPDKLARVIVEFADAPNPPVRLPLGSDTVMAIEAKHAADAAILTEWRAVSTSTDIAQS; encoded by the coding sequence ATGAAAACCTGGTTCATCACTGGCGCATCGCGCGGGTTTGGCGCGCGCATTGCCGAACTCGCGCTCGCGCAGGGCGACAACGTTGTCGCGACAGCACGCAATCCCAGGACGGTGACGGAACGGCTGGGTGACCATCCCAATCTTCTCCCCATTGTGCTCGACGTGACTGATGGGGAGCAGGCGAAGGCCGCTGCCAATGCCGCCGTCGAACGTTTCGGGCGGATTGACGTTCTGCTCAACAATGCCGGTTTCGGGCTGCTCGGTGCTGTCGAGGAAGCGACCGCGGCGGAAGTCGAGCGGCTCTATCGCACAAACGTCTTCGGACTTCTCGCGGTGACACGGGCGGTTCTGCCGCATATGCGGGCACAGCGCTCGGGGCGCATTCTCAATATCTCGTCCATCGGCGGATATCGCAGCGGCCCAGGGTTCGGCGTCTACTGCTCCACGAAATTCGCTGTCGAAGGACTGTCGGAGTCTCTGCACGCCGAACTCGCTCCGCTCGGGATCCATGTGACCGTGATCGAGCCGGGGTATTTCCGCACGGACTTCCTCGATTCCAGCTCGCTGTCAGTGAGCGCGAACGTGATCGCCGACTATGCGGAAACGGCGGGCACTGTTAGAACGCGCGCAACAAGCCTCAATCACGCGCAGCCGGGCGATCCTGACAAGTTGGCGCGGGTTATCGTGGAATTTGCCGATGCTCCCAATCCACCGGTGCGCCTCCCGCTCGGCAGCGACACCGTCATGGCCATTGAGGCGAAGCACGCGGCCGATGCTGCCATCCTCACCGAATGGAGGGCCGTCTCGACGTCGACTGACATTGCACAGTCATGA
- a CDS encoding nuclear transport factor 2 family protein yields the protein MLANLKSRTRQVFGAALGVAATALALVAIQPEANAQGSSETEGRNKAAIQSSFDAWRAGTGSPYDLLAVDARWTIEGLSIASKTYPTKEDFMREVIRPFNARMQSPLKPTIRSLYADGDTVVAFFDARGVARDGRPYVNTYAWFLDMRAGQIIRASAFFDAIEFNELWTRVAPATGTN from the coding sequence ATGCTTGCCAACCTTAAATCCCGGACCCGCCAGGTATTTGGCGCGGCATTGGGCGTCGCGGCAACCGCACTGGCGCTCGTCGCGATCCAGCCCGAGGCGAACGCGCAGGGGTCATCGGAAACAGAGGGCAGAAACAAGGCGGCCATCCAGTCGAGTTTCGATGCCTGGCGCGCCGGCACGGGCAGTCCGTACGATCTGCTCGCCGTCGACGCACGCTGGACGATCGAGGGTCTTTCGATCGCCTCGAAGACCTATCCGACCAAGGAGGATTTCATGCGCGAGGTCATCCGGCCATTCAACGCGCGGATGCAGTCTCCCCTGAAGCCTACGATCCGCAGCCTCTACGCCGATGGCGACACGGTCGTCGCCTTCTTCGACGCGCGAGGCGTGGCCCGTGATGGCAGGCCCTACGTCAACACCTATGCCTGGTTCCTCGACATGCGAGCCGGGCAGATCATCCGCGCATCAGCCTTCTTCGACGCAATCGAATTCAACGAACTCTGGACTCGTGTCGCACCAGCGACCGGGACAAACTGA
- a CDS encoding SDR family oxidoreductase, which translates to MTTKTILITGAGSGFGKAAAIGMAKNGHNIIATAHVSSQVTPLREEVAALGLSDKIRVERLDLTDPYDIKQAQKWDFDVLWNNAGMGEAGPVWEIPLDLVRKNYEVNVFLPLQLTQGVVQRWVRDGVKGKVVFTSSMGGLFTPANWGTYVSTKHALEAFAEAMQQELAAYGIKVQTINPGAYYTGYNETMADNPFRWLDDEVNFTKRAELRKGFDDFFATPEGKMDPTEMIERMIEIVPSDEGKFRNVVPKVIEDMLKQHQLQAWENRI; encoded by the coding sequence ATGACCACCAAGACCATCCTCATCACCGGCGCTGGCTCTGGCTTCGGCAAGGCCGCTGCTATCGGCATGGCGAAGAACGGCCACAACATCATCGCCACCGCACACGTCTCCTCGCAGGTGACGCCTCTGCGCGAGGAAGTCGCCGCCCTCGGCCTCTCGGACAAGATCCGCGTCGAGCGGCTCGATCTCACCGATCCCTATGACATCAAGCAGGCACAAAAGTGGGACTTCGATGTCCTGTGGAACAACGCCGGCATGGGCGAAGCCGGACCGGTCTGGGAGATCCCGCTCGATCTCGTCCGCAAGAACTACGAGGTCAACGTCTTCCTGCCGCTGCAACTGACGCAGGGTGTTGTCCAGCGCTGGGTGCGCGATGGCGTAAAGGGCAAGGTCGTCTTCACCTCGTCCATGGGCGGTCTGTTCACCCCGGCCAACTGGGGCACCTATGTCTCGACCAAGCATGCGCTGGAAGCCTTCGCAGAGGCGATGCAGCAGGAACTGGCCGCCTACGGGATCAAGGTCCAGACCATCAATCCGGGTGCCTATTACACCGGCTACAACGAGACGATGGCGGATAATCCTTTCCGCTGGCTCGATGACGAGGTCAACTTCACCAAGCGTGCCGAATTGCGCAAGGGCTTCGACGACTTCTTCGCCACGCCCGAGGGCAAGATGGACCCGACCGAGATGATCGAGCGCATGATCGAGATCGTGCCGTCCGACGAAGGCAAGTTCCGCAATGTCGTGCCGAAGGTCATCGAGGATATGCTGAAGCAGCACCAGCTCCAAGCCTGGGAAAACCGAATCTGA
- a CDS encoding GlcG/HbpS family heme-binding protein has protein sequence MITNDQAHAVIAASEARATQIGVSMNIAVFDTAAQLKAFSRMDGAVLGSIDIAIGKARTAALFGMRTEDIGEFCKPGGTSPSLENSNGGLVVFAGGIPIRNAEGKLIGAVGISGGAVAQDLDVAEAAAAALGN, from the coding sequence ATGATAACCAACGACCAGGCCCACGCGGTCATCGCCGCCAGCGAGGCTCGGGCCACGCAGATCGGCGTTTCCATGAACATCGCGGTGTTCGATACCGCAGCTCAGCTGAAGGCGTTCAGCCGGATGGACGGCGCGGTTCTGGGCTCTATTGACATCGCCATCGGCAAGGCCCGCACCGCAGCCCTGTTCGGCATGCGGACCGAAGACATCGGCGAGTTCTGCAAGCCTGGCGGCACCTCGCCCAGCCTTGAGAACAGCAACGGCGGCCTCGTCGTCTTCGCTGGCGGCATCCCGATCCGGAACGCCGAGGGCAAGTTGATCGGCGCGGTCGGCATCTCGGGCGGCGCGGTCGCTCAGGACCTCGACGTCGCCGAAGCTGCCGCGGCAGCACTCGGCAACTGA